From Candoia aspera isolate rCanAsp1 chromosome 8, rCanAsp1.hap2, whole genome shotgun sequence, a single genomic window includes:
- the ZNF638 gene encoding zinc finger protein 638 isoform X1, giving the protein MFNPRGNMPSRPRGPNVPDPIPRGPFQGPGPGPGGLQRQLPPNSAAGVPQRFMGSEMRAGFPRPNIQVTPHRMDPRQAAERLNMEQQQQQQKVEGCGSHWDTPFPPGNNSRSQPIPGRMAEHPTNVQSRYTNESASSILASFGLSNEDLEELSRYPDDQLTPENMPLILRDIRMRKMAHQLPSLPLQSREKENFCSDDGRGSMVKSKVIDYGHESKYGYDEGPLDVKIYSSDVPPKDSMKGFQAQQTASSGITSKQMNAVEELIRQMGFQRSTPNTQSFFSMDTSNKMPGLCLPSAGAGVPPPVQPIMPPVVPSIPQPGIPPVVQQALPPPSVAQPMMPTMNQPPPHFVPDMLGGMNRRDRIHHESRPNPSAPPGPSPGEKAFQKDSEGPIESPFGVVKASWLPVFSQADAQKMKRLPTPSMMNDYYAASPRIFPHMCSLCNVECRHLKDWLQHQNSTTHLESCRQLRQQYPDWNPESHSSSKRREGDRNENNILRRRSASVSPKRSRRSSSGHARRRTRSRSRSPRHRSSRQRSRSPRQLFNFRHRSRSPWRPHNSSSWFRRSSSRERGSRRFIRSPDKALEVVVKCLGPRFVERFHKEAFSQGPSGARRTSPSFGEVKTGNPTIPPKPYKREGLPRYPSAENKTKVAEAAEGSSKEGVVAEGKCKKLPSGAPVDEPEVLFSKFWTSKARSLGTVLQISDLPDDGFTDHDIKKIVQPFGKVSDILVDRCKNEAYLEMNYKEAVIAAVKYGETVPVLVNGKRVKISVAEKPKAASSQSKGNEKKVAQNVKDSSLSMKKEQIASVVKMVSPMPSAAKTDTKKLGKVQKGGESKVAVKPKKNTDVKKSAATAVKQNDSADATSSEEAKDPLKTKKVAESPKPVDSKVKETPKTKKAVESKDKECVKSKKIGEPKAKEPLKAKKTIDAKAKEPLKSKKVSEHKKVGESKAKEPLKSKKVTEPKKMVDSEAKEPLRVKKVAESKESLKSQNAVGTSQAAESKAKESSKAADTPDASEAVKNPEVGESVLKEAEEMCVVVISSLPETGLTLDEVSNLTKPFGKVKDILIVSSHKKAYIEISRKSADSMVKFYTCFPMWVERNQLCITLAPELKDLNEEAVFVAMIKDANPKVNTEMLHTQFVHLGNLPDAGYSELEILCVGLRFGRVDHYMVITNKNKAILQLNSAESATSMCRFLKRYPYSLGASQLTIARSPKIEPSAVEVARKEVKKQEPSKESPDLKTIPEGSGVVHPSAVPPAKPTEAKEDHGSNSKAIPHAETEHSDTEEAVGEVASKPLKTEDSEEDSEALKEEFRLGASSTPTACEDFESSEMQPEEAFALSSPLEKEEKGTDNPDNKLLREASPSPGEKISEELAPPPGKPEFYNVSKTESVGALSASTVEGEDTTTDSRLGSTEAPLEEMPSTDTPSNSRLTSPETDSTEAAVDVAGTPASRVQVKMEEELEGPFTATQSSVEVATEPAAVETKENVKEKPQLQKARAEVTAEKHPKESASSAGEVKPETLEENAEGQNPEHSVPKTLQGKGLGQTEAEESCKTSLPEAESVANPEAASASKTTLKASGVSKARASARRKEEERLASKPVTRSQGVAEKAPASKPASQQRPANSRSNIPDSGKSKLNVSSVVVVVLGSGKSSAQQDKDSLVEAKGSPKPSREQESRPSALKRDGSSNKGSAGRNTRSSKSSSRPKEEEELFPFNLDEFVTMDEVVDEVDSPSQPRKNSVRGKRKDPPKKNLPYEPSSKRKKTKISASPVAESEVSFVTLDEIGEEEGGMAQGELLNLEAMPDAQALVTVDEVNEEEELIDEVIQDPQSLVTLDEISEQEDAALHEIAKGAFASGENEPDLKAEPLVTVDEIGEVEELPLNEPSHFKNEEIVKCKEDEKVVVEDAGDFLSSQIPEDPSILVTVDEIHEDSDDQPLMTLDEVTEDDEDFLEDFNRLKEELNFVTVDEVGSEEEDEEKSDMPTGRNLEEVTKTVPEQEAVISVEEAEEDILSSAGLEDTGISDDTPLEQRERVWDELLGGEVSAAQLGDPENECPGEEEVELDRQKTMLECKENEEGKDLEKTDPATESDSGCTQLLTEPVVIQKKEESDTEEDQQLPVPESQGEGAEAEVTEMEVEGSSAATSAEERKGDAVTGPSPGLGVSTEKAAAGESEAGSKLSAQDPGLWSDAVLENCSEAAPLQSCEKPGRDLIESKCEEPEAKQRKVDSSEKLKTPSQLKDLDFLVPKAGYFCQICSCFCVDEASMKTHCQSPLHQQNMEKFMIKSAAEEEEGTEEESAT; this is encoded by the exons ATGTTTAACCCTAGAGGAAACATGCCGTCAAGGCCAAGGGGACCTAACGTACCTGATCCAATCCCGCGTGGGCCTTTTCAGGGGCCGGGACCTGgaccaggtggtcttcaaaggcagctcccaCCTAACTCTGCTGCTGGAGTGCCCCAAAGGTTCATGGGATCGGAAATGAGGGCAGGATTTCCAAGGCCAAATATTCAGGTGACTCCACACAGAATGGATCCGAGGCAAGCAGCAGAGAGGCTGAAtatggagcagcagcagcagcagcagaaggtaGAGGGATGCGGCTCACATTGGGACACTCCATTTCCCCCTGGAAATAACAGTCGGAGTCAGCCTATCCCAGGAAGGATGGCAGAACATCCCACAAATGTTCAAAGCCGTTACACAAACGAGAGTGCCTCAAGCATCTTGGCAAGCTTTGGATTGTCTAATGAAGACCTAGAAGAACTTAGTCGTTATCCAGATGATCAGCTGACCCCTGAAAACATGCCTTTAATTTTAAGGGACATCCGTATGAGAAAAATGGCTCATCAGTTGCCGAGTTTACCTCTTCagagcagagaaaaagaaaatttttgCAGCGATGATGGTCGTGGTTCCATGGTTAAGAGCAAAGTAATTGATTACGGGCATGAGAGCAAATATGGATACGATGAAGGTCCTCTTGACGTGAAAATCTACAGTTCTGATGTACCACCTAAAGACAGCATGAAAGGATTTCAGGCACAGCAGACTGCATCATCCGGCATAACCAGCAAACAGATGAATGCAGTTGAAGAATTAATCCGGCAGATGGGATTCCAAAGAAGCACACCAAATACTCAGTCTTTTTTCTCCATGGATACGTCTAACAAGATGCCTGGATTGTGTCTCCCTTCAGCAGGAGCTGGGGTACCCCCACCAGTCCAACCCATAATGCCACCCGTGGTGCCATCCATCCCTCAGCCTGGGATCCCTCCTGTTGTTCAGCAAGCTTTGCCGCCCCCATCTGTGGCTCAGCCTATGATGCCAACCATGAACCAGCCACCGCCTCATTTTGTACCTGACATGCTTGGGGGTATGAACAGGCGTGACAGGATTCATCATGAATCCAGACCGAACCCTAGTGCTCCCCCTGGACCTAGTCCTGGTGAGAAGGCTTTCCAGAAAGATTCCGAAGGCCCTATAGAGTCTCCCTTTGGTGTTGTGAAGGCCTCTTGGCTCCCAGTTTTTTCACaggcagatgcccagaaaatgaAGAGGCTGCCCACTCCATCAATGATGAATGATTATTACGCTGCATCTCCAAGAATTTTTCCACATATGTGTTCTCTGTGTAATGTAGAATGTAGACATTTGAAG GATTGGCTTCAGCATCAGAATTCCACTACGCACCTTGAAAGCTGCCGCCAGCTGCGCCAACA ATATCCTGACTGGAATCCAGAATCCCATTCATCGTCAAAAAG ACGTGAGGGTGacagaaatgaaaacaatataCTCAGGCGTCGTTCTGCCAGCGTTAGCCCCAAGCGTTCACGACGCTCCAGTTCTGGGCACGCCAGGCGTCGGACTCGGTCACGATCCAGGAGTCCCAGGCACAGATCCAGCAGGCAAAGAAGTCGCAGTCCAAGACAGCTGTTTAATTTCAGACACAGGTCAAGGTCTCCATGGCGACCTCATAACTCCAGTTCATGGTTTCGAAGATCTTCCAGCAGAGAGAGAGGGTCCAGAAGATTCATTAGATCTCCAG ATAAGGCCTTGGAGGTGGTGGTGAAATGCTTGGGGCCCCGCTTTGTTGAACGCTTTCACAAAGAAGCATTCAGCCAGGGGCCCTCAGGGGCACGAAGAACATCACCCAGCTTCGGAGAGGTGAAGACCGGAAATCCTACGATTCCACCAAAGCCGTACAAGAGAGAGGGGCTTCCCCGTTACCCCTCCGCTGAGAACAAAactaaagttgccgaggctgccGAGGGGTCCAGCAAAGAAGGGGTTGTAGCGGAGGGAAAATGTAAGAAACTGCCTTCGGGAGCACCAGTGGACGAACCAGAGGTCCTTTTCAGTAAG TTTTGGACTAGTAAAGCCAGGAGTTTGGGGACTGTTCTTCAAATATCTGATTTACCAGATGATGGTTTTACAGATCATGACATTAAGAAAATAGTTCAGCCTTTTGGAAAAGTTAGTGACATCCTAGTTGACCGCTGTAAGAATGAG GCTTACCTTGAAATGAACTATAAGGAAGCCGTAATAGCAGCTGTCAAATACGGTGAAACAGTTCCTGTCCTAGTTAATGGCAAGCGTGTGAAAATAAGTGTGGCGGAAAAACCCAAAGCTGCTTCCAGTCAG AGTAAAGGAAATGAGAAAAAGGTTGCACAGAATGTCAAGGATTCTTCCCTGAGTATGAA GAAGGAGCAAATTGCATCTGTGGTAAAAATGGTTTCTCCTATGCCTTCTGCTG CAAAAACTGATACCAAGAAGCTTGGAAAAGTTCAAAAGGGTGGGGAGTCAAAAGTAGCTGTAAAACCcaaaaaaaatacagatgtgaAGAAGTCTGCAGCAACAGCCGTAAAACAAAATGATTCTGCAGATGCCACATCATCTGAGGAGGCAAAAGATCCTCTAAAGACGAAAAAGGTTGCAGAATCCCCCAAACCTGTAGACTCCAAGGTAAAAGAGACTCCAAAGACCAAGAAGGCTGTAGAATCCAAGGACAAAGAATGTGTGAAGAGCAAGAAAATTGGAGAACCCAAAGCAAAGGAACCTTTAAAGGCCAAGAAGACCATAGATGCCAAGGCCAAGGAACCTCTAAAGTCCAAGAAGGTCTCAGAACATAAGAAAGTTGGTGAGTCCAAGGCCAAGGAACCTCTGAAGTCCAAGAAGGTCACAGAACCCAAGAAAATGGTGGACTCTGAAGCCAAAGAACCTCTTAGGGTTAAGAAGGTAGCAGAATCCAAGGAATCTCTTAAGAGCCAGAACGCTGTGGGAACTAGCCAGGCTGCAGAATCTAAGGCCAAGGAATCAAGCAAAGCAGCAGACACACCAG atgcaTCAGAAGCTGTTAAGAATCCTGAAGTGGGTGAATCTGTCCTCAAG GAGGCAGAAGAGATGTGTGTCGTGGTGATTTCCAGTCTCCCTGAGACCGGCCTAACTCTGGATGAGGTTTCCAACTTAACCAAGCCCTTTGGGAAAGTTAAAGATATTTTAATTGTGTCTTCACATAAGAAG gcatacatAGAAATAAGTCGCAAGTCTGCAGATTCCATGGTGAAATTTTATACCTGCTTCCCAATGTGGGTGGAAAGGAACCAGCTCTGCATTACTTTGGCACCTGAGCTGAAAGATCTAAATGAG GAAGCTGTATTTGTTGCGATGATTAAAGATGCCAATCCAAAA GTGAATACGGAAATGTTGCacacccagtttgtacatctggggAACTTGCCGGATGCGGGGTACTCCGAACTTGAGATCCTTTGTGTCGGCCTTCGCTTTGGACGAGTGGATCATTACATGGTGATAACAAATAAGAACAAG GCAATTCTCCAGTTGAATAGTGCTGAGTCAGCCACATCCATGTGTCGCTTCTTAAAAAGGTATCCTTACAGTTTGGGAGCATCACAGTTGACGATCGCACGGTCGCCAAAAATAGAACCTTCAGCT gttgAAGTTGCAAGAAAAGAGGTGAAAAAGCAGGAACCAAGCAAAGAGAG cCCTGACTTGAAAACAATTCCCGAAGGATCAGGAGTGGTGCACCCATCTGCCGTTCCTCCCGCAAAGCCCACTGAGGCCAAGGAAGACCACGGCTCTAATTCAAAGGCTATTCCACATGCAGAGACTGAACACTCGGACACGGAGGAGGCGGTAGGCGAAGTAGCTTCCAAGCCACTGAAGACTGAAGACTCAGAAGAAGACTCTGAAGCATTAAAAGAAGAGTTTAGACTTGGAGCTTCAAGCACTCCAACCGCATGCGAGGATTTTGAATCATCTGAAATGCAGCCTGAAGAAGCGTTTGCTCTGTCATCCCCtctggagaaggaagaaaagggcaCAGATAATCCTGACAATAAATTGCTGAGAGAGGCCTCTCCGTCTCCAGGAGAGAAGATAAGCGAAGAATTAGCTCCTCCTCCTGGGAAGCCAGAATTCTACAATGTCTCGAAAACAGAAAGTGTGGGAGCGCTGTCTGCCTCCACCGTGGAAGGAGAAGACACAACTACAGACTCAAGGCTGGGCTCTACAGAAGCTCCGCTGGAGGAAATGCCAAGTACTGATACTCCGTCAAATAGCAGGTTGACATCTCCAGAGACAGACAGCACTGAAGCCGCCGTAGATGTAGCAGGAACTCCTGCTTCCAGGGTTCAAGTGAAGATGGAGGAAGAGTTGGAGGGCCCCTTTACTGCCACTCAGTCAAGTGTGGAGGTAGCAACAGAGCCAGCGGCGGTGGAAACCAAGGAAAACGTAAAGGAAAAGCCTCAGCTGCAGAAGGCCAGGGCTGAGGTCACCGCAGAGAAGCATCCCAAAGAGTCGGCATCGAGTGCTGGAGAAGTCAAACCGGAGACTCTGGAAGAGAATGCAGAGGGACAGAATCCCGAGCACAGTGTGCCAAAGACACTGCAGGGTAAAGGACTGGGACAAACTGAAGCCGAAGAGTCCTGCAAAACCAGCCTGCCGGAGGCTGAATCTGTAGCCAACCCAGAGGCCGCTTCGGCCAGCAAAACCACTCTCAAGGCTTCGGGCGTGTCCAAGGCAAGAGCTTCGGcacggaggaaggaggaggagaggctgGCCAGCAAGCCggtcaccaggagccaaggggTCGCCGAAAAGGCACCGGCGTCGAAACCAGCGAGTCAGCAAAGGCCTGCCAACAGCCGGTCAAACATCCCAGATAGCGGCAAGTCTAAGCTGAATGTGAGCTCGGTGGTGGTGGTTGTGTTAGGCAGTGGGAAGAGCTCCGCGCAGCAAGACAAGGACTCCCTGGTGGAGGCCAAGGGGAGTCCAAAGCCGAGCCGAGAACAGGAGAGTAGACCATCCGCCCTGAAGCGGGACGGCAGCAGCAATAAG GGGTCCGCTGGGAGAAATACCAGAAGCTCCAAAAGCAGCTCTAGACCCAAAGAG gaggAGGAGCTTTTCCCATTTAATTTGGATGAGTTTGTTACAATGGATGAAGTTGTAGATGAAGTGGACTCTCCTTCTCAGCCCAGGAAGAACTCTGTGAGGGGCAAAAGGAAGGACCCCCCAAAGAAAAATCTTCCCTACGAGCCAAGCtctaagaggaaaaaaactaaGATCTCGGCCAGTCCTGTGGCCGAGAGCGAGGTCTCCTTTGTAACCTTGGATGAAATTGGAGAAGAAGAAGGTGGGATGGCCCAAGGGGAGCTTCTGAACTTGGAAGCCATGCCTGATGCCCAGGCTCTGGTCACCGTTGATGAAGTCAACGAAGAGGAGGAACTGATTGACGAAGTTATCCAAGATCCACAGTCACTTGTTACACTGGACGAGATATCTGAGCAGGAGGATGCTGCTCTTCATGAGATTGCTAAGGGGGCCTTTGCTTCAGGGGAGAATGAACCGGATCTTAAAGCAGAGCCTTTGGTGACTGTGGATGAGATTGGGGAGGTGGAAGAGCTACCTCTGAATGAACCTTCACATTTCAAGAACGAAGAGATTGTAAAATGCAAGGAAGATGAAAAGGTAGTGGTTGAAGATGCTGGAGATTTCCTCTCTTCCCAGATTCCAGAGGATCCCAGCATTTTAGTTACAGTGGATGAGATCCATGAAGACAGTGATGACCAGCCATTAATGACTTTAGATGAAGTGACAGAAGACGACGAAGATTTCCTGGAAGATTTTAATCGCCTAAAAGAAGAGCTTAACTTCGTTACTGTGGATGAGGTTGGCAGTGAAGAGGAGGATGAAGAAAAATCTGACATGCCTACTGGCAGAAATTTGGAAGAAGTGACCAAAACAGTACCAGAACAAGAGGCTGTAATATCGGTTGAAGAAGCAGAAGAGGATATCCTGTCTTCTGCAGGATTAGAAGACACTGGCATTTCAGATGACACCCCGCTAGAACAGAGAGAACGTGTTTGGGATGAACTGCTGGGAGGCGAAGTGTCTGCAGCCCAGCTGGGGGATCCTGAAAATGAGTGCCCTGGGGAAGAGGAGGTAGAactggacaggcagaagactatgCTAGAGTGTAAAGAGAACGAGGAAGGAAAAGATTTGGAGAAAACAGACCCAGCAACTGAATCAGATTCCGGTTGCACGCAGCTGTTGACAG AGCCTGTTGTGAtccagaagaaagaggaaagcgATACAGAGGAGGACCAGCAATTGCCTG TCCCGGAGAGCCAGGGAGAGGGCGCTGAGGCTGAAGTAACTGAAATGGAAGTGGAGGGAAGCTCAGCCGCGACTTCTgcggaggagaggaagggagatgCCGTAACAGGACCTTCCCCAGGCTTGGGAGTTTCCACGGAGAAGGCGGCAGCTGGAGAATCAGAGGCGGGATCCAAACTATCTGCCCAGGATCCTGGCCTGTGGTCCGATGCAGTTCTGGAGAACTGCAGCGAGGCGGCTCCGTTGCAGTCCTGCGAGAAGCCTGGCAGAG ATTTGATTGAATCCAAATGTGAAGAACCCGAAGCTAAACAAAGAAAAGTAGATTCCTCGGAGAAATTGAAGACTCCAAGCCAGCTGAAAG